One window of Triticum dicoccoides isolate Atlit2015 ecotype Zavitan chromosome 5A, WEW_v2.0, whole genome shotgun sequence genomic DNA carries:
- the LOC119298547 gene encoding germin-like protein 8-5, whose translation MASSSSFLLIAALLALVSWQATASDPSPLQDFCVADMNSPVRVNGFVCKNPLEVNADDFFKAANLDKPRVPNKVGSNVTLINVMQIAGLNTLGISIARIDYGPLGQNPPHTHPRATEILTVLEGTLYVGFVTSNQPAPNRNKFLSKVLNKGDVFVFPVGLIHFQFNPSPHQPAVAIAALSSQNPGAITIANAVFGSDPPISDDVLAKAFQVEKNTIDYLQAQFWENNHY comes from the exons ATGGCATcctcctcttccttccttctcattGCTGCACTTCTTGCGTTGGTCTCATGGCAGGCCACTGCTTCTGATCCTAGCCCACTCCAGGACTTTTGTGTCGCCGACATGAATTCACCAG TCCGTGTCAATGGGTTTGTTTGCAAGAACCCGTTGGAGGTCAATGCAGATGACTTCTTCAAGGCGGCCAACCTCGACAAGCCTAGGGTGCCCAACAAGGTTGGATCCAACGTCACTTTGATCAACGTCATGCAGATTGCTGGACTCAACACCCTCGGCATCTCAATTGCACGCATCGACTATGGTCCCTTGGGTCAAAACCCACCACACACGCACCCTCGCGCCACTGAGATCCTCACGGTGCTCGAGGGGACACTGTATGTTGGATTTGTCACATCCAACCAGCCCGCCCCCAACAGAAACAAGTTCCTCTCCAAGGTGCTCAACAAAGGTGATGTGTTTGTCTTCCCCGTGGGGCTCATCCACTTCCAATTCAACCCCAGCCCCCACCAGCCCGCTGTTGCAATTGCCGCGCTAAGCAGCCAGAACCCAGGGGCTATCACAATTGCCAATGCAGTGTTTGGGTCAGACCCACCAATATCAGATGATGTTCTTGCCAAGGCATTTCAGGTGGAAAAGAATACAATTGACTATCTCCAGGCTCAGTTCTGGGAGAACAACCACTACTAA